Genomic window (Salvelinus alpinus chromosome 13, SLU_Salpinus.1, whole genome shotgun sequence):
GCATTACTACACGGTCATTCATACGTCATTGAAGGTGAATAAACTGACGAGTTGTGTTTGATTGACAGGTCTGCCCCAGCTGCCGCCGGCGCCCCCGCAGATGGAGCGGCGCCCCCTCCAAACCTCACCAGCAACCGCCGTCTGCAACAGACACAGGCTCAGGTGGATGAGGTGAGGAACATGCAGACACATTCACCTTGCATTACACACATACTGACCCACAGAAATATCAGAACCTTCTTCACACGCTGTGAATAGTCACAAGCCAACATGGACTGGATGAATGCATGTCCAACACACTTAGGTCAACAATCAATACATTGTGTAAATATACTGTGGAgataacacacagccactcagtCTGAGTTGATTGAGGGATTTAACCTGTCCCTGTTTTCGGCCTGTGTGTCTGCCCTCCCCAGGTGGTGGATATCATGCGTGTAAACGTGGATAAGGTTCTGGAGCGTGATCAGAAACTGTCAGAGCTGGATGATCGGGCCGATGCCTTGCAGGCTGGAGCCTCACAGTTCGAGACCAGTGCTGCAAAACTCAAGAACAAGTACTGGTGGAAGAACGCCAAGGTAAGGGCTACATTGAGATAGATAAAGATGTACTTTGGTCCACATTTATTCATGATAAAGGCTTTCAAGACGAATGTTAGCACATAAATTATAGCTCATGATTTACCGCATGTCCCATCCTCCCTGTTTTACTACCTCTCCATGTCCaacttcattttgctggacaccaggaagagtagctgctgccttggcagcagccaATGGGGTTCCATAATACATTCAAAAATACAAAAATCTGCTTCCTCTAGATGATGATTATCCTGGGGCTGATATGTGCGATTGTCCTCATCGTCATCATTGGTAAGGGTCACACCCACACTCTCCCTGCCGTGGCAGTTTGAATTAAGATATACTCTGTGCTTCGGTATTAGTCTTTTTTCtcaccatccctttctctctctctttctctctctctgtttt
Coding sequences:
- the LOC139537144 gene encoding vesicle-associated membrane protein 2; amino-acid sequence: MSAPAAAGAPADGAAPPPNLTSNRRLQQTQAQVDEVVDIMRVNVDKVLERDQKLSELDDRADALQAGASQFETSAAKLKNKYWWKNAKMMIILGLICAIVLIVIIVYFST